In Cololabis saira isolate AMF1-May2022 chromosome 10, fColSai1.1, whole genome shotgun sequence, a single window of DNA contains:
- the sirt5 gene encoding NAD-dependent protein deacylase sirtuin-5, mitochondrial yields MLLPHRAIFSLGLRMCSTHVTAGSVADSTKLSSDMSEFRKVFAKAKHIAIITGAGLSAESGVPTFRGENEKWRKWQSQDLATPEAFSRNPSRVWEFYHYRRELVLNKKPSAVHVAIAECEARLKKQGRHVVVITQCIDDLHRQAGSKHVLKIHGSLMETRCVSCGQVTVNKRSPICGALNGTGAPGPDVPDAQIPVDRLPRCDERDCHGLLRPNVVFFGETLDSHVLTKVEKEMEICDLCLVVGTSSIVYPAAMFGPRIASRGVPVAEFNTSITPKTEYFMYHFQGQCGTTLPPALAPHESEVF; encoded by the exons ATGCTTCTTCCACATCGAGCCATCTTTTCACTTGGTCTTCGCATGTGCTCCACACATGTGACGGCAGGATCGGTGGCTGACTCTACAAAACTCAGCTCAG ACATGTCTGAATTCCGCAAGGTCTTCGCCAAAGCCAAGCACATCGCGATCATCACGGGGGCGGGTTTGAGCGCAGAGAGTGGGGTGCCAACGTTCAGGGGAGAAAATGAGAAGTGGAGAAAATGGCAGTCTCAG GACCTTGCGACTCCAGAAGCATTCTCCCGCAACCCATCTCGGGTCTGGGAGTTTTACCATTACAGAAGAGAGCTTGTGCTGAACAAGAAGCCCAGCGCCGTGCATGTGGCCATAGCGGAGTGTGAAGCCCGGCTTAAGAAGCAGGGACGTCACGTGGTTGTTATCACACAGTGCATAGACGACTTGCACCGACAGGCGGGGTCCAAACATGTGCTCAAGATTCATG GCAGTCTGATGGAGACGCGCTGTGTGAGCTGTGGGCAAGTGACCGTGAACAAGCGAAGCCCCATATGTGGCGCCTTAAACGGCACAGG AGCACCTGGCCCAGATGTTCCTGATGCCCAGATTCCTGTGGACAGACTACCAAG GTGTGATGAAAGGGACTGTCATGGTCTGTTGAGGCCCAATGTGGTGTTTTTTGGGGAGACGCTGGACTCTCATGTCCTGACCAAGGTGGAAAAAGAAATGGAAATCTGTGATCTTTGTCTGGTG GTGGGCACATCATCTATTGTCTACCCAGCAGCCATGTTTGGCCCCCGCATCGCATCCAGAGGTGTTCCAGTGGCAGAGTTTAACACAAGTATAACACCAAAAACAGAGTATTTCAT GTACCATTTCCAGGGTCAATGTGGAACCACGCTGCCTCCAGCGCTGGCACCTCACGAGTCGGAGGTCTTTTAA